The Rhodanobacteraceae bacterium genomic sequence ACATCCCATCGTGCTGTACATGAAGGGCACGCCCGAGTTTCCGATGTGCGGGTTTTCCATGCGTACCTCGCAGGCGCTCAACGCCACCGGCGCCGAGTATTTCCCGGTGAACGTGCTGGAGGATCCCGAGATCCGCGCCAACCTGCCGCGCTACTCCAACTGGCCGACCTTCCCGCAGCTTTACATCAACGGCGAACTGATCGGCGGTTGCGACATCACGCTGGAGCTGTACGAATCCGGCGAGCTGCAGCGGATGGTCGCGGAAGCGGCCAAGCCGGCGCCCACCGCCCAATGAGCCTCCCCGTCACGCGCCTGCCGGCGGACTGGATGCCCGCCACGGCGTCGCTGGCGGGACGCGTCATCCTGATCACCGGCGCCGCGGGCGGCCTGGGCCGCGCCTCCGCGCTGGCCTGCGCCAAGGCAGGCGCCACCGTATTGCTGGCGGATCGCAAGGCGCGCGCGCTGGAACCGGTGTACGACGAAATCGCCGCGCTGCCGGATGCGCCGCAGCCGGTGCTGCAGCCGATGGACCTGCAGGGCGCGTCG encodes the following:
- a CDS encoding Glutaredoxin-related protein, yielding MDVIERIKHTLAEHPIVLYMKGTPEFPMCGFSMRTSQALNATGAEYFPVNVLEDPEIRANLPRYSNWPTFPQLYINGELIGGCDITLELYESGELQRMVAEAAKPAPTAQ